The Pseudomonas triclosanedens genome has a window encoding:
- the aroC gene encoding chorismate synthase: MSGNTYGKLFTVTTAGESHGPALVAIVDGCPPGLEISLEDLQRDLDRRKPGTSRHTTQRQEADEVEILSGVFEGKTTGTPIGLLIRNTDQKSKDYSAIKDLFRPAHADYTYHHKYGIRDYRGGGRSSARETAMRVAAGAIAKKVLAGMGITVRGYMSQLGPIEIPFRTWDSVEDNAFFSPDPDKVPELEAYMDQLRRDQDSVGAKITVVAEGVPPGLGEPIFDRLDAELAHALMSINAVKGVEIGAGFASVAQRGTEHRDELTPQGFLSNNAGGILGGISSGQPIVAHLALKPTSSITTPGRSIDVDGNPVDVITKGRHDPCVGIRATPIAEAMMAIVLLDHLLRHRAQNTDVRVGTPVLGQL; this comes from the coding sequence ATGTCCGGCAACACCTACGGCAAGCTGTTCACCGTCACCACCGCTGGCGAGAGCCACGGCCCGGCGCTGGTCGCCATCGTCGACGGCTGCCCGCCCGGTCTGGAAATTTCCCTGGAAGACCTGCAGCGCGACCTGGACCGCCGCAAGCCCGGCACCAGCCGCCACACCACTCAGCGCCAGGAAGCCGACGAGGTGGAAATCCTTTCCGGCGTGTTCGAGGGCAAGACCACCGGCACCCCGATCGGCCTGCTGATCCGCAACACTGACCAGAAGTCCAAGGACTATTCGGCGATCAAGGACCTGTTCCGCCCGGCCCACGCCGACTACACCTACCACCACAAGTACGGCATCCGCGACTATCGCGGCGGCGGCCGTTCCTCGGCGCGCGAGACCGCCATGCGCGTGGCCGCCGGCGCAATCGCCAAGAAAGTCCTGGCGGGCATGGGCATCACGGTGCGCGGTTACATGAGCCAGCTCGGCCCGATCGAGATTCCGTTCAGGACCTGGGACAGCGTCGAAGACAACGCATTCTTCAGCCCCGACCCGGACAAGGTGCCGGAGCTGGAGGCGTACATGGACCAGTTGCGCCGCGACCAGGATTCGGTGGGCGCGAAGATCACGGTGGTTGCCGAAGGCGTGCCTCCGGGGCTGGGCGAGCCGATCTTCGACCGCCTGGACGCCGAACTCGCCCATGCGCTGATGAGCATCAACGCGGTGAAGGGCGTGGAAATCGGCGCCGGTTTCGCCAGTGTCGCCCAGCGCGGCACCGAGCACCGCGACGAGCTGACCCCACAAGGCTTCCTGTCGAACAATGCCGGCGGCATCCTCGGCGGCATTTCCTCGGGCCAGCCGATCGTCGCCCACCTGGCGCTCAAGCCGACTTCCAGCATCACTACGCCCGGCCGTTCCATCGACGTGGACGGCAACCCGGTGGATGTGATTACCAAGGGCCGTCACGACCCGTGCGTGGGAATCCGCGCCACGCCCATCGCCGAGGCGATGATGGCCATCGTGCTGCTTGACCACCTGCTGCGCCATCGCGCGCAGAACACCGACGTGCGCGTCGGTACGCCGGTCCTGGGCCAGCTCTGA
- a CDS encoding MFS transporter translates to MMAQVPYWRLSSFYFFYFCLLGGTAPFLALYFDHLGFSAARIGELVAIPMLMRCVAPNLWGWLGDRSGQRLAIVRFGAVCTALCFAGIFLGHGYAWLALVMAGHAFFWHAVLPQFEVITLAHLKGRTESYSRIRLWGSIGFICTVVGLGWLFESASLDAYPLALLAIMLGIVGASWWVPNAQPPARHDEARAGGFRQQLLRPGVLAFYLCVCLMQLSHGPYYTFLTLHLEALGYARGLIGQLWALGVVAEVLLFLVMPRLLKRFSLRQVLAASFLLAALRWLLLGTLAGQLPVLLFAQLLHAATFGSFHAAAIHFVQRSFQARQQGQGQALYAALAGTGGALGALYSGYSWGSLGPGWTFTIASMAALAAAFIIWTRLNEDPHERHP, encoded by the coding sequence CTGATGGCACAGGTTCCCTACTGGCGGCTGTCCAGTTTCTACTTCTTCTACTTCTGCCTGCTGGGTGGAACGGCTCCGTTCCTGGCGTTGTACTTCGACCACCTGGGGTTCTCCGCCGCACGCATCGGCGAGCTGGTTGCCATTCCCATGCTGATGCGTTGCGTCGCTCCCAACCTGTGGGGCTGGCTGGGCGACCGCAGCGGCCAGCGGCTGGCCATCGTGCGCTTTGGCGCGGTTTGCACGGCGCTGTGCTTCGCCGGCATTTTCCTCGGCCACGGTTATGCCTGGCTGGCACTGGTGATGGCCGGGCACGCGTTTTTCTGGCACGCGGTGCTGCCGCAGTTCGAAGTGATCACCCTGGCACACCTGAAAGGGCGCACCGAGAGTTACAGCCGCATCCGCCTGTGGGGCTCCATCGGCTTCATCTGCACGGTGGTCGGCCTGGGCTGGCTGTTCGAGTCCGCCAGCCTGGATGCCTATCCGCTGGCGCTGCTGGCGATCATGCTCGGCATCGTTGGCGCCAGTTGGTGGGTGCCCAATGCCCAGCCGCCAGCGCGCCACGACGAGGCTCGCGCCGGCGGTTTCCGCCAGCAGTTGCTGCGTCCCGGCGTACTGGCGTTCTACCTGTGCGTCTGCCTGATGCAGTTGTCCCACGGCCCGTACTACACCTTTCTGACCCTGCACCTGGAAGCGCTTGGCTACGCTCGCGGGTTGATCGGCCAGCTCTGGGCGCTGGGCGTGGTGGCCGAGGTGCTGTTGTTTCTGGTCATGCCGCGCCTGCTCAAGCGCTTTTCCCTGCGCCAGGTGCTGGCGGCGAGCTTCCTGCTGGCAGCGCTGCGCTGGCTGCTGCTGGGCACGCTGGCCGGGCAGCTTCCGGTGCTGTTGTTCGCCCAATTGCTGCACGCGGCGACTTTCGGCAGCTTTCATGCCGCCGCCATTCATTTCGTCCAGCGCAGTTTCCAGGCGCGCCAGCAGGGGCAGGGCCAGGCGCTCTATGCGGCGCTGGCCGGTACCGGCGGCGCCCTGGGTGCTCTTTACTCCGGCTACAGCTGGGGTAGCCTTGGCCCGGGCTGGACCTTCACTATTGCCAGCATGGCTGCGCTGGCCGCTGCCTTCATCATCTGGACCCGTCTGAACGAGGACCCGCATGAACGACACCCGTGA
- a CDS encoding methylthioribulose 1-phosphate dehydratase yields MNDTREQLTRQIIDAGRFLYGRGWSPATSSNYSARLSTGRALLTVSGKHKGQLGVDDVLETDLAGNSLEPGKKPSAETLLHTQLYAWRPEIGAVLHTHSVNATVLSRLTPGDCLELEDYELQKAFAGVTTHEGRVSVPIFDNDQDIARLAARVQPWLDAHPECPGYLIRGHGLYTWGLRMSDALRQVEAFEFLFECELKVMTLRGGAR; encoded by the coding sequence ATGAACGACACCCGTGAACAGTTGACCCGGCAGATCATCGATGCCGGCCGCTTCCTCTATGGCCGCGGCTGGTCACCGGCCACCAGCAGCAACTACTCGGCGCGCCTGTCGACCGGTCGGGCGCTGCTCACCGTGTCCGGCAAGCACAAGGGCCAGCTTGGCGTCGATGACGTGCTGGAAACCGACCTCGCCGGCAACAGCCTGGAGCCGGGAAAGAAGCCCTCCGCAGAAACCTTGCTGCACACCCAGCTCTATGCCTGGCGCCCGGAGATCGGCGCGGTGCTGCACACCCACTCGGTCAATGCCACGGTGCTCTCGCGCCTGACGCCCGGCGATTGCCTGGAGCTGGAAGACTACGAGCTGCAGAAAGCCTTCGCCGGGGTGACTACCCACGAGGGCCGCGTCAGCGTGCCGATCTTCGACAACGACCAGGACATCGCCCGCCTGGCCGCCAGGGTGCAGCCCTGGCTCGATGCACACCCGGAGTGCCCGGGTTATCTGATCCGCGGCCACGGTCTGTACACTTGGGGGCTGCGCATGAGCGACGCGCTGCGCCAGGTGGAGGCATTCGAGTTCCTCTTCGAGTGCGAACTGAAAGTCATGACCCTTCGCGGCGGTGCGCGTTGA
- a CDS encoding 1,2-dihydroxy-3-keto-5-methylthiopentene dioxygenase: protein MSSLTVYQESAPEQPLKLLTHAEDIAATLAELGVRFERWQASAPIAPGASQDEVLAAYATEIQRLKDEQGYVTVDVVSLTADHPQKDELRAKFLDEHRHGEDEVRFFVAGRGLFTLHIEDHVYAVLCEKNDLISVPAGTRHWFDMGERPHFVAIRLFNNPEGWVAKFTGDEIARRFPLLED from the coding sequence ATGAGCAGCCTGACTGTCTACCAGGAATCCGCCCCCGAGCAGCCGCTTAAGCTGCTGACGCACGCCGAGGACATCGCCGCCACGCTGGCGGAGCTTGGCGTGCGTTTCGAGCGCTGGCAGGCCAGTGCGCCCATCGCGCCCGGCGCCAGTCAGGACGAGGTGCTGGCCGCCTATGCCACGGAAATCCAGCGACTGAAGGACGAGCAGGGATACGTCACCGTCGATGTGGTCAGCCTGACCGCCGATCATCCGCAGAAGGATGAGCTGCGCGCCAAATTCCTCGACGAGCACCGCCACGGCGAGGATGAAGTGCGCTTCTTCGTGGCCGGGCGCGGGCTGTTCACCCTGCACATCGAGGATCACGTCTATGCCGTGCTGTGCGAGAAGAACGATCTGATCTCGGTGCCGGCCGGCACTCGTCACTGGTTCGATATGGGCGAGCGCCCGCATTTCGTCGCCATCCGACTGTTCAACAACCCCGAAGGCTGGGTTGCGAAGTTCACCGGCGACGAGATCGCCAGGCGTTTCCCGTTGCTGGAAGACTGA
- the mtnC gene encoding acireductone synthase — protein sequence MPIKAILTDIEGTTSAVSFVFDVLFPYAAAHLPDFIREHIDEARVAEQLAAVQRESGEMDADPERCIEILLGWIAEDRKATPLKALQGMVWEQGYRAGQLRGHIYPDAADALRHWHAEGFRLYVYSSGSIQAQKLIFGCSEAGDLSPLFSGYFDTTSGPKREADSYRRIAAAIGLPAEEILFLSDVVQELDAAQLAGMQTIGLAREGGVLEGHDTVASFAVIDPARV from the coding sequence ATGCCGATCAAAGCCATCCTCACCGACATCGAAGGCACCACCAGCGCGGTCAGCTTCGTGTTCGACGTGCTCTTCCCCTATGCCGCCGCGCACCTGCCGGACTTCATCCGCGAGCACATCGACGAAGCCCGTGTGGCGGAGCAGCTTGCTGCCGTGCAGCGCGAGAGCGGTGAAATGGATGCCGATCCCGAGCGCTGCATCGAAATCCTCCTCGGCTGGATCGCCGAAGACCGCAAGGCCACGCCGCTCAAGGCTCTGCAGGGCATGGTCTGGGAGCAGGGCTATCGCGCCGGCCAGCTCCGCGGGCACATCTACCCGGACGCCGCCGACGCCTTGCGTCACTGGCATGCCGAGGGTTTCCGCCTGTATGTGTACTCGTCCGGCTCGATCCAGGCGCAGAAGCTGATCTTCGGTTGCTCGGAGGCCGGCGACCTGAGCCCCCTGTTCAGCGGCTACTTCGACACCACCAGCGGTCCCAAGCGCGAGGCCGATTCTTACCGCCGCATCGCCGCCGCCATCGGCCTGCCCGCCGAGGAAATCCTCTTCCTCTCCGACGTGGTGCAGGAGCTGGATGCCGCACAATTGGCCGGTATGCAGACCATCGGCCTGGCCCGCGAGGGCGGCGTGCTGGAAGGTCACGATACGGTGGCCAGCTTCGCGGTGATCGACCCGGCGCGAGTCTGA
- a CDS encoding PLDc N-terminal domain-containing protein, with translation MGSTLSGLISLVIFALDIWAIINVVRSGADMSMKIIWILVIVILPVLGLIIWAIAGPRGNVRI, from the coding sequence ATGGGCTCTACCCTTAGCGGTCTGATCAGTCTGGTCATCTTCGCCCTGGATATCTGGGCGATCATCAACGTGGTGAGAAGCGGCGCCGACATGTCGATGAAGATCATCTGGATCCTGGTGATCGTCATCCTGCCGGTGCTGGGGCTGATCATCTGGGCCATCGCCGGACCGCGCGGGAACGTGCGTATCTGA
- a CDS encoding methylated-DNA--[protein]-cysteine S-methyltransferase: MHYCLIETELGWFGLAWSPNGITRAYLPGDSVHSLRERFDRFGCETAHWPPFIDEARRLILGYARGEPVCFDCLPLDLSGVSEFYRRVYDDILGLGRGETTTYGDIARRLGDVGLSRAVGQAMGSNPIPLIIPCHRVLASGGRSGGFSAPGGSASKMRMLALEGFQNPQDAQTAFDF; encoded by the coding sequence ATGCATTACTGCCTGATCGAAACAGAACTCGGCTGGTTCGGGCTCGCCTGGAGCCCGAACGGCATCACCCGCGCCTACCTGCCGGGCGATTCCGTGCACAGCTTGCGCGAGCGCTTCGACAGATTCGGCTGCGAAACCGCCCACTGGCCGCCGTTCATCGATGAGGCGCGTCGACTGATTCTGGGGTACGCGCGGGGCGAGCCGGTGTGCTTTGACTGCCTGCCGCTGGATCTGTCGGGCGTCAGCGAGTTTTACCGCCGTGTCTACGACGACATTCTCGGGCTTGGTCGCGGCGAGACCACGACCTACGGCGATATCGCCCGGCGCCTGGGCGACGTCGGTCTGTCCCGCGCGGTGGGGCAGGCGATGGGCTCCAATCCGATCCCGCTGATCATTCCGTGCCATCGTGTGCTCGCCAGTGGCGGCAGGAGCGGTGGCTTCTCGGCGCCGGGCGGCAGTGCCTCGAAGATGCGCATGCTGGCGCTGGAAGGCTTCCAGAACCCGCAGGATGCGCAGACCGCCTTCGATTTCTAA
- a CDS encoding methylated-DNA--[protein]-cysteine S-methyltransferase, giving the protein MHYRYHDSPTGRLLLAGDESGLRMLYMDLEQRHYPEPDWHRDHPLLDDVARQLDQYFAGQRKRFEVRLNTGGTEFQRQVWQALLEIPYGRTTYYAELAQRIGRPKAIRAVGAANGANPISIIVPCHRVLGRDGSLTGYAGGLPRKEQLLRLEGALGLA; this is encoded by the coding sequence ATGCACTACCGCTACCACGACAGCCCCACCGGCCGCCTGCTGCTCGCCGGCGATGAGAGCGGCTTGAGGATGCTCTACATGGACCTGGAACAACGGCACTACCCCGAGCCGGACTGGCATCGGGACCACCCGTTGCTGGATGACGTGGCACGCCAGCTCGACCAGTACTTCGCCGGCCAGCGCAAGCGCTTCGAGGTTCGCCTCAATACCGGCGGCACCGAATTCCAGCGCCAGGTCTGGCAGGCGCTGCTGGAAATCCCCTATGGCCGTACCACCTACTACGCCGAACTGGCGCAACGCATCGGGCGGCCCAAGGCCATCCGCGCGGTTGGTGCGGCCAACGGCGCCAACCCGATCAGCATCATCGTGCCCTGCCACCGGGTGCTCGGCCGCGACGGCAGCCTGACCGGTTACGCCGGCGGCCTGCCGCGCAAGGAGCAGTTGCTGCGCCTGGAGGGTGCCCTGGGGCTGGCTTAG
- a CDS encoding DNA-3-methyladenine glycosylase family protein, which yields MTAPPFAIRLPYRAPWDWQQFHDHFALRSLAGVEYLSPRRYARSVRMGGDTGWFSVQPLEERAELELEIHLAPQHAPALAERVRKMFDLDSDPRLIAEHLGNDPTLGPLIRQAPGLRLPTAFDPFEQAVRAIVGQQVTVKAAVTIVGRLVQRLGEALPGAGEQQPGRLFPTPEALAGADLAGIGMPGKRVETLQRFAAACASGALALHIDDGAQELVRRLCALPGIGPWTAEYVALRAFGDPDAFPSADLGLLKSPVWGSEGIAARDLQRRAEAWRPWRAYAAVYLWHAYSQGGRTGG from the coding sequence ATGACCGCCCCACCCTTCGCTATCCGCCTGCCCTACCGCGCCCCGTGGGATTGGCAGCAGTTCCACGATCACTTCGCGCTGCGCAGCCTTGCGGGCGTCGAGTACCTGTCGCCGCGGCGCTATGCCCGCAGCGTGCGCATGGGCGGCGACACCGGCTGGTTCAGCGTGCAACCGCTGGAAGAGCGCGCCGAACTGGAACTGGAAATCCACCTCGCACCGCAACATGCTCCGGCCCTGGCGGAGCGGGTGCGCAAGATGTTCGACCTGGACAGCGACCCGCGCCTGATCGCCGAACACCTGGGTAACGACCCAACGCTCGGCCCGCTCATCCGGCAAGCGCCGGGGCTGCGCCTGCCTACCGCCTTCGATCCGTTCGAGCAGGCGGTGCGCGCCATCGTCGGCCAGCAAGTGACGGTGAAGGCTGCCGTCACCATCGTTGGTCGGCTGGTGCAACGCCTGGGCGAGGCGCTACCCGGCGCCGGCGAACAACAACCCGGCCGCCTGTTCCCCACGCCCGAGGCACTGGCCGGTGCGGACCTCGCCGGCATCGGCATGCCCGGCAAGCGCGTGGAAACCCTGCAACGCTTCGCGGCGGCCTGCGCCAGCGGCGCGCTGGCCCTGCATATCGATGACGGCGCGCAGGAGCTGGTCAGGCGCCTGTGCGCCCTGCCCGGCATCGGCCCGTGGACGGCGGAGTACGTCGCCCTGCGCGCGTTCGGCGACCCGGACGCCTTCCCCAGCGCAGACCTTGGGCTGCTCAAGTCACCGGTCTGGGGGAGCGAAGGCATCGCCGCCCGTGACCTGCAGCGCCGCGCCGAAGCCTGGCGTCCCTGGCGGGCCTACGCCGCCGTCTATCTCTGGCACGCCTATTCCCAGGGCGGCCGCACCGGAGGATGA
- the speE gene encoding polyamine aminopropyltransferase has translation MHDYQETLYDGYGQRFSVDRMLHEVRTEHQHLVIFENARMGRVMALDGVIQTTEADEFIYHEMLTHVPILAHGAARRVLIIGGGDGGMLREVSKHASVEHITMVEIDGTVVDMCREFLPNHSQGAFDDPRLNLVIDDGMRFVATTAEKFDVIISDSTDPIGPGEVLFSENFYQACHRCLNEGGVLVTQNGTPFMQLDTVRNTAGRMNGLFADWHFYQAAVPTYIGGAMTFAWGSTNPALRHVDVATLQQRFAASGVQTRYYNAAIHQGAFALPQYVLQAIGKPAND, from the coding sequence ATGCACGATTACCAGGAAACCCTCTACGACGGCTATGGCCAGCGATTCAGCGTCGACAGGATGCTCCACGAGGTGCGTACCGAACACCAGCACCTGGTGATCTTCGAGAATGCCCGCATGGGGCGGGTGATGGCGCTCGATGGTGTGATCCAGACCACCGAGGCCGACGAGTTCATCTACCACGAGATGCTCACCCACGTGCCGATCCTGGCCCACGGCGCCGCCAGGCGCGTGCTGATCATCGGCGGTGGCGACGGCGGCATGCTGCGCGAGGTGTCCAAGCACGCCAGCGTCGAGCACATCACGATGGTCGAGATCGATGGCACGGTGGTCGACATGTGCAGGGAGTTCCTGCCCAACCACTCCCAGGGCGCCTTTGACGATCCGCGCCTGAACCTGGTGATCGACGACGGCATGCGCTTCGTCGCCACCACCGCAGAGAAGTTCGATGTGATCATCTCTGACTCCACCGACCCGATCGGTCCGGGCGAGGTGCTTTTCTCGGAGAATTTCTACCAGGCTTGCCACCGTTGCCTGAACGAGGGCGGCGTGCTGGTCACCCAGAACGGTACGCCGTTCATGCAGTTGGACACCGTGCGCAATACCGCCGGACGGATGAACGGCCTGTTCGCCGACTGGCACTTCTATCAGGCTGCGGTACCTACCTATATCGGCGGCGCCATGACCTTCGCCTGGGGCTCCACCAACCCGGCGCTGCGCCATGTCGATGTCGCCACCCTGCAGCAGCGTTTCGCCGCCAGTGGCGTGCAGACCCGCTACTACAACGCGGCGATCCACCAGGGCGCCTTCGCCCTGCCGCAGTACGTGCTGCAGGCCATCGGCAAGCCGGCCAACGACTGA
- a CDS encoding LTA synthase family protein encodes MGQSEVLNSRQLGASLSRPTVSSHLAFTLLSVVALMVMFSLLRLALFIYNRELIGSTPAATFVEAFITGMRFDIRMVVYLIAPLVFAVVSVRAMSWRGVWRAWLTATASLTMFLGVLEMDFYREFHQRLNSLVFQYMSEDPRTVMSMIWYGYPVVRYLLAWAVATWMLYLLFKGIDRATRPSANGPTAAAWYVRVAVLLVVVVACVLAARGTLRQGPPLRWGDAFTTDSMFANHLGLNGSLSLIKAAESRFSEDRDNIWKATLPVEQARDTVRQMLVMPDDKLVDADEAAVRRDYTPPANGTLPVKNVVVILMESFAGHYVGALGAPGNITPYFDKLSKEGLLFTQYFSNGTHTHQGMFATMACFPNLPGFEYLMQTPEGGHKFSGLPQLLSARQFEDVYVYNGDFAWDNQSGFFANQGMTTFIGRNDFVNPVFSDPTWGVSDQDMFARGNEELDKLHATGKPFYALLQTLSNHVPYALPKDLPVQPVTGYGSLDEHLTAMRYSDWSLGQFFEKAKKSPYYKDTIFVVVGDHGFGTPEQLTEMDLFRFNVPLLIIAPGIQDKFGATRDTVGTQIDIVPTIMGRLGGVARHQCWGRDLLNLPEGDKGFGMIKPSGSGQDVALVYGNRILIKQKEGDVRVYDYKLGKDFGVTRIENTPEQSEMKARLESFIQTATKSLLDNTTGVVDSKPQNK; translated from the coding sequence ATGGGCCAATCAGAAGTCCTGAATAGTCGCCAGCTCGGTGCCAGCCTCTCGCGGCCCACCGTATCCAGTCACCTGGCGTTCACCTTGCTCAGCGTCGTTGCGCTGATGGTGATGTTCTCCCTGCTACGGCTTGCGCTATTCATCTATAACCGCGAGTTGATCGGCTCGACACCTGCGGCCACCTTCGTCGAGGCGTTCATCACCGGGATGCGTTTCGACATCCGCATGGTGGTCTACCTCATCGCCCCGCTGGTCTTCGCCGTCGTCAGCGTGCGCGCCATGAGCTGGCGCGGCGTGTGGCGCGCCTGGCTGACCGCCACCGCCAGCCTGACGATGTTCCTCGGCGTGCTGGAAATGGACTTCTACCGCGAGTTCCACCAGCGCCTGAACAGTCTGGTGTTCCAGTACATGTCCGAAGACCCGCGCACCGTCATGAGCATGATCTGGTACGGCTACCCGGTCGTTCGCTACCTGTTGGCCTGGGCCGTCGCCACCTGGATGCTGTACCTGCTGTTCAAGGGTATCGACCGCGCCACCCGCCCGAGCGCCAACGGCCCGACGGCCGCTGCCTGGTACGTCCGCGTCGCCGTGCTCCTGGTGGTGGTGGTCGCCTGTGTCCTCGCTGCCCGTGGCACTCTGCGCCAGGGCCCGCCGCTGCGCTGGGGCGATGCCTTCACCACCGATTCGATGTTCGCCAACCATCTCGGCCTGAACGGATCCCTCAGCCTGATCAAAGCCGCCGAGAGCCGCTTCTCCGAGGACCGCGACAACATCTGGAAGGCCACGCTGCCCGTCGAGCAGGCCCGCGACACCGTGCGCCAGATGCTGGTGATGCCTGACGACAAGCTGGTCGATGCCGATGAGGCCGCCGTGCGCCGCGACTACACCCCGCCGGCCAATGGCACCCTGCCGGTGAAGAACGTCGTGGTGATCCTGATGGAAAGCTTCGCCGGCCATTACGTCGGCGCGCTGGGTGCTCCGGGCAACATCACACCGTACTTCGACAAGCTGTCGAAGGAAGGTCTGCTGTTCACCCAGTACTTCTCCAACGGCACCCACACCCACCAGGGCATGTTCGCCACGATGGCGTGCTTCCCGAACCTGCCGGGCTTCGAATACCTGATGCAGACGCCGGAAGGCGGCCACAAGTTCTCCGGCCTGCCGCAACTGTTGTCCGCGCGCCAGTTCGAGGATGTCTACGTCTATAACGGCGACTTCGCCTGGGACAACCAGTCCGGCTTCTTCGCCAATCAGGGCATGACGACCTTCATCGGCCGCAACGACTTCGTGAACCCGGTGTTCTCCGACCCGACCTGGGGTGTATCCGACCAGGACATGTTCGCTCGTGGCAACGAGGAGCTGGACAAGCTGCACGCGACCGGCAAGCCGTTCTACGCACTGTTGCAGACCCTCTCCAACCACGTGCCGTACGCACTGCCCAAGGACCTGCCGGTGCAGCCGGTAACCGGTTACGGCAGCCTGGACGAGCACCTGACCGCGATGCGCTACTCCGACTGGTCGCTCGGCCAGTTCTTCGAGAAGGCCAAGAAGTCGCCGTACTACAAGGACACCATCTTCGTCGTCGTGGGTGACCACGGCTTCGGTACGCCGGAGCAACTGACCGAGATGGACCTGTTCCGCTTCAACGTACCGCTGCTGATCATCGCGCCCGGCATCCAGGACAAGTTCGGCGCGACCCGCGACACCGTCGGCACCCAGATCGACATCGTGCCGACCATCATGGGCCGCCTGGGTGGCGTTGCGCGCCATCAGTGCTGGGGCCGCGACCTGCTGAACCTGCCCGAAGGCGACAAGGGCTTCGGCATGATCAAGCCTTCAGGCAGTGGCCAGGACGTGGCGCTGGTATACGGCAATCGCATCCTGATCAAGCAGAAGGAAGGCGATGTTCGCGTCTACGACTACAAGCTGGGCAAGGACTTCGGCGTGACTCGCATCGAGAACACCCCCGAGCAGTCGGAGATGAAGGCCCGCCTGGAGTCGTTCATCCAGACCGCTACCAAGAGCCTGCTGGACAACACCACTGGCGTGGTGGACAGCAAGCCGCAAAACAAGTGA